GTAAGCAAGGGTACGCACACAAAACCACCACACTCAAACAcccgcgcacacacacacacacacacacactaacaTAAATATCTATGCTGACCAACTAGGAAATCatagtttgaaagaaaaaacTTGCTAGAATTTAACTTAATTTTAAGAAGGTAACTGGTTCCACTCCTCAATGCACATTATTTGGGAAAAAATCAAGGAAACATTAAGTTTTACATGGGATCAGTGGATGTTTCGTTGACGTGTATTTAAATTATTGTTTGCACCAAGTTGGCAAACTTGGCTACAAAAGGCTAAACATGAAAATCAGACCAACAATCGAACAAAGAGTAAATAAACTCTTGATTTTCGATTCAATTcagaaacaaataaatattcatataacaTACCATAGGTTTTCTGAGTTGTACGTTGCAAAATCCCTCCTTTTCGGATTTGTTACTGGACACGAATCCTCCGAAATATGCTATCCTGGGCTGGTGTTCAGCGCGTATACGATCCAAAACATAAGAAGCCTCGCTTGGAACTATCAAAGACACAGAAATCGAGATAATTCCTGTCCATTTAAGAGTGAAATATGCGCTATATGTCCCGTTGCCGTGATCAACAATTTCGCCGTCAGATGAAGAACTCGCAGAATAAGTCGAGTTTTTGGTGAAAATCTTTGCTCGGAAAAGGTCACCGCCATATTTTTTAGACTCGTTGCGGCCATTACGCGCATGTACACGCAACTCGATTTCGTCGCATATGAAGTAAGTTTCCTTTGGGCTTACAAGCTCGAATGTCGTCATGGTGTGGTTGGTGATGTCCATGTGGTTTGTCCAGTTGATAGGATGGACCGAGGGGTAGGAGAATTGAGGGAATGTCCGAGCTGTTCTTCCTGGACACAAAGGATGTTTCTTGCGTCCATCTGAGGATGACTGCGCGAGAGGAGCCGGGGCATGGTCAACAATCTTGAACCGAATTGCCTATATCGCACAGTGATGAAGACAAAAAAGTGGAATCAGTGGTAGCTGTTAACATGGAATATCAATGAGTAATAAAAATATTCGTAAATTTGAATCCGCAAGCAAGATCCTTATGACATTATGAAGTGGTTTACAATGAATGTTTCCCTTTTTCCTAATTAATTGTAAATATCTTCCAATGCAGGGCcccgtcttgcaaagagttacgattgaccCGATCAACagtaactatatggaaatccatcaatgtcataattttttataaaggaaatttgcacaatgtcctttgcatggaaacaaaaacatgaaaaagatgCACAttaaattttccaaaaaaataaataaatgtacgaATATGTATTATAGTAagacaatattttgaacaaacatgcataacagatgttgacgttgctggctttccatacttacgattaatccgatcaaccacaactatggaaagccaacaaaaTCTAGAATACAAGTTTGATCAAAaatttttctagatatgatgtatattcatacattcatagttttcttgaaatttcaaggtgcttctctttgttttcaaaggacattgtgcaaatttcctaaagaaacaagtgcacacctggGGCcaattttacaaagatttgcgattgatccgatcaatcgcaactatggaaagccagcagagtcaacatataaaatgcatgtttgttaaaaaaattatagatatgAAACATGTATATCCATGTGTTGGAAGCTCCTtgcataaattcattgatttcttgacaatttggtgtgttctcttTTGTATACAAAGGACaatttacaaatttcctgtagattaaattatgacactgatggatttccatagagttacgattgattggatcaatcgtaactctttgtaagatggggccccgggcccgtattccataaacgagataagcatgcttaagtcaaaaatctaagcattttgtcttattttctgtctaagacaaaattcttagccaaaacgcgtattctataaagaattggctaagaattttgtcttagaatttggctaagaggttttgcgcgactaagacagatataggatgaatggccaagtaacttttcttaaaactgcagagtctgtatttcataaatacaacatggctaagaatttAGCCCTAACTTTAAGGCAGTTGTGAGTTGTCTTAATTGTTTTAAGACAAcctggtttaaatccaacaaatcatggccaattttttttttagaatttatacctatattgcatttcgagctacttcctcagtttttaaccgattttcatgaaatttggaacacacattggtcttaaggtaaggaggtgtatttttttttttgctttttcagaaattgtgttgccatggtaacagtatattatggccaaaatttaaaatttaaattacttcatcagttttctaccaattctcatgaaagttggctcacacattggatttgagggaaagatgtgcaagacacgattgtgcatgtgtcggaaattgtgttgccatggtaacagtatattaaataacgaaaattaggtgaaaaatttgtggttttaACAAGTTCATAATATTTCAACCACTTCTCATGATGTTTGCCACAGACATaagtcttgaggtaaagatgtgcaagacacattttcgcatgtgtcggaaattgtgttgccatggtaacggtatattagggcaaaaattatgtaaaaatcttgcagttccaacgacttcttcagtttttaatcaattctcatgaaatgtggcacaaacgttagtcttgatgtgaagatgtgcaaagtaTATAATATGCCGTTATaaaaaattgcgttgccatggcaacaaataaaataacaaaaattagatgaaaatcttgtgatttgaattactttatcagttttcaactggtcaattctcctaaaatgttggcgcacacaatagtcttgagttgaagatgtctaagacatacttttgcctgtatcagaattcgtgttgctatggtaacatattatataacgaaaataaggtgaaaatcttgtagttcgaactccttcatcttttttcaaccaatgctcatgaaatttggcacacacaatagtcttgagttgaagatgtgcaagactatttttgtctgtatcagaaatcgtgttgccaaggtaacaacatattatataatgaaataaggtgaaaatcttgtggtttgaatccctttattagttttaccaattcttataaaagttggctcacacattgatttttgtttggctacatagagaactacatgtagctgagggcttagttctagttttttttttttttttttttgggggggggggggggggctagacctcAAGATTTCGAACTACAGCCCCTAGTTTAGATCTAAGCCTAGATCAAGATCCTTTAGTCCTAGAAATAATCCAATGCTAGATCCCTAGCCTACTTCCTTTctcaggcctaacgttagatgagtagaactagactagatctagcctacatttactatttttagatctagaatctacattgagatagagtctacaagtctctagatctagacctattacTATGACCCTATGTACACCTAGATTGGTATAGTTCTacttctagatctagatagggtctaacttttagtctaagtgagtaagtcatttagtctagatctaggcctaggttaGAGATTTCTAGATCAAACAGTAGACTAGATCAGCCAGTCCTATCGTTAGGGCCAACGGATAGGCTAGAAATAGAATctagaatgaatagaagaaagcacaggctaggccgcctaggccctagatctaaattcttatataaatctaggccctagtctagactgagctgttgccagtgttggtctaggtttaggcctgttttctagtcctggaAACCTAGATCTAAACAAGTCCTCAAAATGTATAAAGTAAAAACTCCAAACAGATGGACCTAAAGCAggagtagatctagatagatgtCTAGACTACTACTAGGGCTAGATCTAACTTTAGCCAtagttggcaagcaatgcatagcgatagatctaacgttagcactgttgacaggaataaccgtcgtttctggggatttatttaaaagtttctgacatttactgtcatatcacattgGTGAGACTAGGCCAACGTAACGTTAGACTGTTTAGTGTCGTACTCGTaatagcggaacaaccaaaatacagtcggagactgaattagcttttggtctaagtcagatctattctagacctacatgtagatctagatagatctaTCCCTGTCTTAAGGCTAAGTCCTGcatgttctaggcctagaccaatactaaTATAGGCCTAGGTCTATCGTTATATCAAGGCCtatgtagcttcagtctcaGTTGCTCCACTACGGCACTAGACTAACAAAGTTACGTTTTGCTTCAGCCTTCAGGAAGGAAAAAGTAAAgacaatgttcaattctcctccaaacagacggatattagttgtagatcttgggcctaggctagatctaggcctaatgttagacccaagactagtctcaaaagttacaaatgttttcccttagaccctaggtctacttcaactgaagtagaataaagatgtcgagaggaatctattccatttagattttgacaaacaatacatgaaaagtaatgaatgggactgatacataaaaaactgtgcaagtcactcggtttgggattgaaatgttttggtaattaacaaaatatagataatctgaataaaacattcttaccatatatgggtgatgaatgctcttcttttactacaatagttgtaattagtttcaataaaataaaaattgttaagaaaaaacaacttcaattatatttttgctattttgttgcagtcacccctgcagcagtttagaaggtcatagaatttgactttgagattttggcttagccatatcgtctgacttgagacaaatatcttaaagtttatagaatatcgttagggaagatttcttagacaagcaaaatgctaagacaaattgctaagacttaattaagcaaaaagcttatctcgtttatggaatacgggcccaggttaccaataatgcatataacatttccatttatttaaatGCAGGTTAAAAGAGCATTGCCGATTAAATGCCTTGAGCACGGGCATAGCTGGTGCCgcagccggggatcgaaccccggactttccatgtaaagccaggcgccttagaccactcggccacgtcACCTCCTTGGACTTCCATATATTTGAagttgattgaatcaatcgtaactctttgccgcaagacggggcccaggtttaTCAGAAAACCCTATCGAACAGGTGCCATGGTCGAATGATGAAATGTGTCCGACTACACAATGGGAGTCCGAGGATCGATTCCCAGCACGTATATGGCGCGCCATTTGtttcataaaggcgataaactcagtttatcgccgaaaaacctagtttatcaatcgaaaaacctagtttttcaattgaaaaactaagtttttcgccgataaacttagtttttcgccgataaactaagtttatcacttgaaaaactaagattatcaagaaaaactaagtttatcgccgaaaaacttagtttttcgattgaaaaactaggtttttcttgataaacttagtttttcaattgaaaaactaagtttatcgtcgaaaaactaagtttttcactgataaactaagtttttcaatgaaaaactaggtttttcaagtgaaaaacttagtttttctcgataaacttagtttttcaagcgataaactcagtttttcatttgatagacagagttatttgataaactaagtttttcaagtgataaactaagtttttcgaattgaaaaacctagtttatcgaattgaaaaacctagtttatcgaaattgaaaaacctagtttatcacttgaaaaacctagtttatcgccgataaactaagtttttcaaatctgataaactaggtttttcaatttcgataaactagatttatcgcctttatgggacaaatggcgCCCCATTAGGacgccatttgtcccataaaggcgataaactcagtttatcgccgaaaaacctagtttatcgaaattgaaaaactaggtttttcgattcgataaactaggtttttcgatttgaaaaactaggtttttcaagtgataaactaggtttttcgattttgataaactaggtttttcgattcgaaaaactaggtttttcgattcgataaactaggtttttcgattcgataaactaagtttttcgattcgataaactaggtttttcaatttcgataatCAGGGTTATTCACTGTAAGCCAGTAGTGGGCGCCATTCGACCCTGGACATGGAGAATATTGGAAGGCTCTAAGTTTGATTTTGagtttttcccccctttttaccGGACCGGAGAACAAGATATGATTCTGTATATTTAATAGAAAAGATTATGAGCAAGATTCAAGAAATTAGCCAGCGACCTTATTTGTTGAGGGATAGGAATCCTAACGTTAACCCAATCTTCGTCGGTGACTCGAGCCGGTGCAATGaacaatacgtgtgagtgggtcaTACCAGCGCCTGAGCAGAGCAGCCGCGCCCGGGGCGTCGTCGGGCGAAAGTTCGGTCGAAAACGTTGCTACAGCTACTGTCGGTGAGCCGAAACAGCCAAGCCGGAGTCCGCAGAATTGGTAAAGCCTATGGATAAGATTATAGAAAAACTAGACCTACGGACTACGGTACTGAATACTAAATATCACTACCATGAGAAAGGGTATGGCCATGGATGAATTTCGTTCTAACATTGACTGCAACTGCAACATTAGTGCAAGGGCAATGCTCGCCAAAAAAAGCTTAAGACAGATCTGACACAAATAATTCTGGATCTATAACTTAGAGTTTCACGATAGAAAAATGAACTTGCTCATATATGgcgttgagaaaaaaaagatgagaaagTGCTACAGCTAGGTGGTGAGAAATGTGATTCAAGAGTTGGGTTTCTCAAACTAAAGCATTGACCTGTCAAAGGAAGAGTCAGAGAGAATGTTCAAATACTAATGCCCACACGGCCACAGGTTGCCAAGCCCAAGCCCAagaagatctacatgtacacatggtCATGGAAGTGAGCAGAATGTCGGCCGTGGTCACGACCCAATCATAATGCACTTTGGGGCCATGATGGATTGAGATCGTGTTTTGACCTCATAGTCATATCAGCAAAAAAGCATTACATTCAACGACCCGTGATTGTGAAGGCCAGACAGCCCCTCGTCATAGCGCCCATTTTGTTTAATACGGATCTGCCAGCATCGCTCAAAAAGCGCTTCTTGTTCGAGCAACAGGTATATCGTTTGAGGAAAAGTGAGAACAAATCTACGAGCATCAGGCTTATTGGTACAAATCTCCAGctacatagtacatgtagaGTACAAAGAGAAGGGATCATCTTCACCATGGCATGCAGTGATTAATTGAGATAATTGGTCGATATTATCAGAATAATTCCATAACAAAGGATTACGAGAAAGTTTGACAGTGAAGTCTGCGATTctcaaattatttattatttcactcGTGTTCCTGtgatgagaaagaaaaggaatccACTTATTCATCTACAAAGTTATTTTACaagaataatcatcaaaatcatcaatacatTGTGTTTATCAATAGGAGTgtgctataaatgggtgatttttggttttactgtgccaacagtttttgtctcgcctgcatagaaaacgagactataggcgccgtttTCCGACGGCgtcggcgtcaacatcaaatcttaacctaaggttaagtttttgaaatgacataacttcaaaaagtatatggacctagttcatgaaacttggacataaggttaatcaagtattactgaacatcctgcctgagtatcaggtcacatgaccaaggtcaaaggtcatttagggtcaatgaactttggcaggttggggatatttgttgaattaccaccataactttgaaaatttatggatctacaatgtagttcatgaaacttgggcattaggttaatcaagtaccaccaaatatcctgtgcgagtttcaggtcacatgaacatggtcaaaggtcatttaaggccaatgaactttggccgtgttggggggtatttgttgaattaccatcctagctctgaaagtttatggatctagttcataaaacttgggatataagagtaatcaagtatcactgaaaattccctgtgagtttcaggacACAAAACTAAGGTCAAAAGTCAGtttaaggtcaattaacttaggccatgttggggtaattgttgaattgccatcattactttgaaagcttatggatagagtgaatgaaatgtggacatgggtgtagttgacaagtttTATTCACCGTCCAAATGTCATTTAtagtcaatgaacgtggtataatgtcattatatgaatggtgtttttgtgaatgattattttatagtagttttcaaagttagcactgctgctatattaaatcgcgtaatgcaggctaGACTGCCAGAAGCACTCCACTTGTTTTGTATTCCTTtaaccttatctcaacatgaaatgacaatattattTGTCTCTGGTCACGgtggtccgagaaaaaagtgtgccgggcccaAATCTAAAGTGGCCGCCAAAATCCccccaaatcacagttttggccacaacttctttcttggtggtcattttatctggttttggtgtctattcatgttttttttggggggcaggcaatttgtttttcctaaaattagttcttttaaaccattatttggaAAGTTAAGAGGTGATTTTAActtaaatttgcaaa
Above is a window of Lytechinus pictus isolate F3 Inbred chromosome 15, Lp3.0, whole genome shotgun sequence DNA encoding:
- the LOC129278426 gene encoding NXPE family member 3-like, with translation MNAIRFKIVDHAPAPLAQSSSDGRKKHPLCPGRTARTFPQFSYPSVHPINWTNHMDITNHTMTTFELVSPKETYFICDEIELRVHARNGRNESKKYGGDLFRAKIFTKNSTYSASSSSDGEIVDHGNGTYSAYFTLKWTGIISISVSLIVPSEASYVLDRIRAEHQPRIAYFGGFVSSNKSEKEGFCNVQLRKPMNETEFCNFTDAATKSPWFCEKPAGFRCSEWKKHRIDGRRSEQQALELINQTEREAFQV